A window of Symphalangus syndactylus isolate Jambi chromosome 24, NHGRI_mSymSyn1-v2.1_pri, whole genome shotgun sequence contains these coding sequences:
- the ZHX3 gene encoding zinc fingers and homeoboxes protein 3 isoform X1 — translation MASKRKSTTPCMIPVKTVVLQDASMEAQPAETLPEGPQQDLPPEASAASSEAAQNPSSTDGSALANGHRSTLDGYLYSCKYCDFRSHDMTQFVGHMNSEHTDFNKDPTFVCSGCSFLAKTPEGLSLHNATCHSGEASFVWNVAKPDNHVVVEQSIPESTSTPDLVGEPSAEGADGQAEIIITKTPIMKIMKGKAEAKKIHTLKENVPSQPVGEALPKLSTGEMEVREGDHSFINGAVPVSQASASSAKNPHAANGPLIGTVPVLPAGIAQFLSLQQQPPVHAQHHAHQPLPTAKALPKVMIPLSSIPTYNAAMDSNSFLKNSFHKFPYPTKAELCYLTVVTKYPEEQLKIWFTAQRLKQGISWSPEEIEDARKKMFNTVIQSVPQPTITVLNTPLVASAGNVQHLIQAALPGHVVGQPEGTGGGLLVTQPLMANGLQATSSSLPLTVTSVPKQPGVAPINTVCSNTTSAVKVVNAAQSLLTACPSITSQAFLDASIYKNKKSHEQLSALKGSFCRNQFPGQSEVEHLTKVTGLSTREVRKWFSDRRYHCRNLKGSRAMMPGDHSSIIIDSVPEVSFSPSSKVPEVTCIPTTATLATHPSAKRQSWHQTPDFTPTKYKERAPEQLRALESSFAQNPLPLDEELDRLRSETKMTRREIDSWFSERRKKVNAEETKKAEENASQEEEEAAEDEGGEEDLASELRVSGENGSLEMPSSHILVERKVSPIKINLKNLRVTEANGRNEIPGLGACDPEDDGSNKLAEQLPGKVSCKKTAQQRHLLRQLFVQTQWPSNQDYDSIMAQTGLPRPEVVRWFGDSRYALKNGQLKWYEDYKRGNFPPGLLVIAPGNRELLQDYYMTHKMLYEEDLQNLCDKTQMSSQQVKQWFAEKMGEETRAVADTGSEDQGPGTGELTAVHKGMGDTYSEVSENSESWEPSVPEASSEPFDTSSPQAGRQLGSWSLSSQPLPSLLTL, via the exons ATGGCCAGCAAGAGGAAATCCACCACACCATGTATGATCCCAGTGAAGACGGTGGTGTTGCAAGATGCCAGCATGGAGGCCCAGCCCGCTGAGACCTTGCCTGAAGGACCCCAGCAGGATCTGCCCCCAGAAGCATCTGCTGCCAGCAGTGAGGCAGCGCAGAACCCCAGCAGTACTGATGGCTCTGCACTGGCCAATGGGCATCGGAGCACTTTAGATGGCTATTTATATTCCTGTAAATACTGCGATTTCAGATCCCATGACATGACCCAATTTGTGGGACATATGAACTCAGAGCACACAGACTTTAATAAAGACCCAACTTTTGTATGCAGTGGGTGCAGTTTTCTGGCAAAAACCCCTGAGGGGCTTTCCTTGCACAATGCCACATGTCACTCCGGGGAAGCCAGCTTTGTGTGGAACGTGGCCAAGCCAGACAATCATGTGGTTGTGGAGCAGAGCATCCCTGAGAGCACCAGCACTCCTGACCTAGTGGGTGAGCCCAGTGCTGAAGGGGCCGATGGACAGGCAGAAATCATCATTACCAAAACTCCAATCATGAAGATAATGAAAGGCAAAGCTGAAGCCAAAAAAATTCATACACTCAAGGAGAATGTCCCTAGCCAGCCTGTGGGTGAGGCCTTACCAAAGCTGTCAACCGGAGAAATGGAGGTGAGAGAGGGGGACCATTCCTTCATCAATGGGGCAGTTCCAGTCAGCCAGGCATCTGCCAGCTCTGCAAAAAACCCCCATGCTGCCAACGGACCCCTGATAGGAACAGTGCCAGTTTTGCCAGCTGGCATAGCACAGTTCCTCTCCCTCCAGCAGCAGCCGCCAGTGCATGCCCAACACCATGCCCACCAGCCACTGCCCACGGCCAAGGCCCTTCCCAAAGTGATGATCCCCCTGAGCAGCATTCCAACGTACAATGCAGCCATGGACTCTAACAGCTTCCTGAAGAACTCCTTCCACAAGTTCCCCTACCCCACCAAAGCTGAGCTCTGCTATTTGACTGTGGTGACCAAGTATCCAGAAGAACAGCTCAAGATCTGGTTCACAGCCcaaaggctgaagcaggggatCAGCTGGTCCCCTGAGGAGATTGAGGATGCCCGGAAAAAGATGTTCAATACAGTCATCCAGTCTGTGCCTCAGCCCACAATTACGGTTCTAAATACCCCACTTGTCGCCAGTGCTGGCAATGTCCAGCATCTCATCCAGGCCGCTCTCCCAGGTCACGTTGTGGGGCAGCCAGAGGGTACAGGAGGGGGACTTCTGGTCACTCAGCCATTGATGGCCAATGGGTTGCAAGCAACAAGTTCCTCTCTCCCCCTCACGGTCACATCTGTCCCCAAGCAGCCAGGTGTGGCACCCATTAACACTGTGTGTTCAAATACAACGTCAGCTGTGAAGGTGGTCAATGCGGCCCAGTCGCTCCTCACGGCCTGCCCCAGCATAACCTCCCAAGCCTTCCTTGATGCTAGCatctacaaaaataagaaatctcATGAACAGCTGTCAGCTCTGAAAGGGAGCTTCTGTCGGAACCAGTTCCCAGGGCAGAGCGAAGTTGAACATCTCACCAAAGTGACCGGCCTCAGTACCAGAGAGGTGCGGAAATGGTTCAGTGATCGTAGATACCACTGCCGGAACTTGAAGGGCTCCAGAGCGATGATGCCTGGAGATCACAGCTCCATCATCATTGACTCAGTGCCAGAGGTGTCCTTCTCCCCATCGTCCAAGGTCCCTGAGGTAACCTGCATCCCGACAACAGCCACACTAGCAACCCACCCTTCTGCCAAACGACAATCTTGGCACCAGACTCCTGACTTCACACCAACCAAATACAAGGAGAGAGCCCCTGAGCAGCTCAGAGCCCTGGAGAGCAGTTTTGCACAAAACCCTCTTCCTCTTGATGAGGAACTGGACCGCCTGAGAAGTGAAACCAAAATGACCCGAAGAGAAATTGATAGCTGGTTTTCAGAGAGACGCAAAAAAGTGAATGCTGAGGAGACCAAGAAGGCTGAGGAGAATGCCtctcaggaggaagaggaggctgcTGAGGATGAAGGTGGAGAAGAGGATTTGGCCAGTGAGTTAAGGGTCTCTGGTGAAAATGGCTCTCTGGAAATGCCCAGCAGCCATATCTTGGTAGAGCGCAAAGTCAGCCCCATTAAAATCAACCTGAAGAACCTGCGGGTCACTGAAGCCAATGGCAGGAACGAGATTCCAGGGCTGGGTGCCTGTGACCCTGAGGACGATGGGTCAAACAAACTGGCAGAGCAGCTCCCAGGCAAAGTGAGCTGCAAAAAGACTGCCCAGCAGCGGCACTTGCTGCGGCAGCTCTTTGTCCAGACACAGTGGCCAAGCAACCAGGACTATGACTCCATCATGGCCCAGACGGGTCTGCCACGGCCAGAGGTGGTGCGCTGGTTTGGAGATAGCAGGTACGCACTGAAGAACGGCCAACTCAAATGGTACGAAGACTATAAGCGAGGCAACTTCCCACCAGGGCTACTGGTCATTGCCCCTGGCAACCGGGAGCTCCTGCAGGACTATTACATGACACACAAGATGCTGTACGAAGAGGACCTGCAGAACCTCTGTGACAAGACCCAGATGAGCTCCCAGCAGGTCAAGCAGTGGTTTGCTGAGAAAATGGGGGAGGAGACCAGAGCCGTGGCAGACACAGGCAGTGAGGACCAGGGCCCTGGTACTGGTGAGCTCACAGCAGTTCACAAAGGGATGGGTGACACCTATTCAGAGGTGTCTGAGAACAGCGAGTCGTGGGAGCCCAGTGTCCCTGAGGCCAGCTCAGAGCCCTTTGACACATCGAGTCCCCAGGCTGGACGTCAGCTCG GTTCCTGGTCACTGAGTTCCcagcctctcccttccctccttacCCTTTGA
- the ZHX3 gene encoding zinc fingers and homeoboxes protein 3 isoform X3, which produces MASKRKSTTPCMIPVKTVVLQDASMEAQPAETLPEGPQQDLPPEASAASSEAAQNPSSTDGSALANGHRSTLDGYLYSCKYCDFRSHDMTQFVGHMNSEHTDFNKDPTFVCSGCSFLAKTPEGLSLHNATCHSGEASFVWNVAKPDNHVVVEQSIPESTSTPDLVGEPSAEGADGQAEIIITKTPIMKIMKGKAEAKKIHTLKENVPSQPVGEALPKLSTGEMEVREGDHSFINGAVPVSQASASSAKNPHAANGPLIGTVPVLPAGIAQFLSLQQQPPVHAQHHAHQPLPTAKALPKVMIPLSSIPTYNAAMDSNSFLKNSFHKFPYPTKAELCYLTVVTKYPEEQLKIWFTAQRLKQGISWSPEEIEDARKKMFNTVIQSVPQPTITVLNTPLVASAGNVQHLIQAALPGHVVGQPEGTGGGLLVTQPLMANGLQATSSSLPLTVTSVPKQPGVAPINTVCSNTTSAVKVVNAAQSLLTACPSITSQAFLDASIYKNKKSHEQLSALKGSFCRNQFPGQSEVEHLTKVTGLSTREVRKWFSDRRYHCRNLKGSRAMMPGDHSSIIIDSVPEVSFSPSSKVPEVTCIPTTATLATHPSAKRQSWHQTPDFTPTKYKERAPEQLRALESSFAQNPLPLDEELDRLRSETKMTRREIDSWFSERRKKVNAEETKKAEENASQEEEEAAEDEGGEEDLASELRVSGENGSLEMPSSHILVERKVSPIKINLKNLRVTEANGRNEIPGLGACDPEDDGSNKLAEQLPGKVSCKKTAQQRHLLRQLFVQTQWPSNQDYDSIMAQTGLPRPEVVRWFGDSRYALKNGQLKWYEDYKRGNFPPGLLVIAPGNRELLQDYYMTHKMLYEEDLQNLCDKTQMSSQQVKQWFAEKMGEETRAVADTGSEDQGPGTGELTAVHKGMGDTYSEVSENSESWEPSVPEASSEPFDTSSPQAGRQLETD; this is translated from the coding sequence ATGGCCAGCAAGAGGAAATCCACCACACCATGTATGATCCCAGTGAAGACGGTGGTGTTGCAAGATGCCAGCATGGAGGCCCAGCCCGCTGAGACCTTGCCTGAAGGACCCCAGCAGGATCTGCCCCCAGAAGCATCTGCTGCCAGCAGTGAGGCAGCGCAGAACCCCAGCAGTACTGATGGCTCTGCACTGGCCAATGGGCATCGGAGCACTTTAGATGGCTATTTATATTCCTGTAAATACTGCGATTTCAGATCCCATGACATGACCCAATTTGTGGGACATATGAACTCAGAGCACACAGACTTTAATAAAGACCCAACTTTTGTATGCAGTGGGTGCAGTTTTCTGGCAAAAACCCCTGAGGGGCTTTCCTTGCACAATGCCACATGTCACTCCGGGGAAGCCAGCTTTGTGTGGAACGTGGCCAAGCCAGACAATCATGTGGTTGTGGAGCAGAGCATCCCTGAGAGCACCAGCACTCCTGACCTAGTGGGTGAGCCCAGTGCTGAAGGGGCCGATGGACAGGCAGAAATCATCATTACCAAAACTCCAATCATGAAGATAATGAAAGGCAAAGCTGAAGCCAAAAAAATTCATACACTCAAGGAGAATGTCCCTAGCCAGCCTGTGGGTGAGGCCTTACCAAAGCTGTCAACCGGAGAAATGGAGGTGAGAGAGGGGGACCATTCCTTCATCAATGGGGCAGTTCCAGTCAGCCAGGCATCTGCCAGCTCTGCAAAAAACCCCCATGCTGCCAACGGACCCCTGATAGGAACAGTGCCAGTTTTGCCAGCTGGCATAGCACAGTTCCTCTCCCTCCAGCAGCAGCCGCCAGTGCATGCCCAACACCATGCCCACCAGCCACTGCCCACGGCCAAGGCCCTTCCCAAAGTGATGATCCCCCTGAGCAGCATTCCAACGTACAATGCAGCCATGGACTCTAACAGCTTCCTGAAGAACTCCTTCCACAAGTTCCCCTACCCCACCAAAGCTGAGCTCTGCTATTTGACTGTGGTGACCAAGTATCCAGAAGAACAGCTCAAGATCTGGTTCACAGCCcaaaggctgaagcaggggatCAGCTGGTCCCCTGAGGAGATTGAGGATGCCCGGAAAAAGATGTTCAATACAGTCATCCAGTCTGTGCCTCAGCCCACAATTACGGTTCTAAATACCCCACTTGTCGCCAGTGCTGGCAATGTCCAGCATCTCATCCAGGCCGCTCTCCCAGGTCACGTTGTGGGGCAGCCAGAGGGTACAGGAGGGGGACTTCTGGTCACTCAGCCATTGATGGCCAATGGGTTGCAAGCAACAAGTTCCTCTCTCCCCCTCACGGTCACATCTGTCCCCAAGCAGCCAGGTGTGGCACCCATTAACACTGTGTGTTCAAATACAACGTCAGCTGTGAAGGTGGTCAATGCGGCCCAGTCGCTCCTCACGGCCTGCCCCAGCATAACCTCCCAAGCCTTCCTTGATGCTAGCatctacaaaaataagaaatctcATGAACAGCTGTCAGCTCTGAAAGGGAGCTTCTGTCGGAACCAGTTCCCAGGGCAGAGCGAAGTTGAACATCTCACCAAAGTGACCGGCCTCAGTACCAGAGAGGTGCGGAAATGGTTCAGTGATCGTAGATACCACTGCCGGAACTTGAAGGGCTCCAGAGCGATGATGCCTGGAGATCACAGCTCCATCATCATTGACTCAGTGCCAGAGGTGTCCTTCTCCCCATCGTCCAAGGTCCCTGAGGTAACCTGCATCCCGACAACAGCCACACTAGCAACCCACCCTTCTGCCAAACGACAATCTTGGCACCAGACTCCTGACTTCACACCAACCAAATACAAGGAGAGAGCCCCTGAGCAGCTCAGAGCCCTGGAGAGCAGTTTTGCACAAAACCCTCTTCCTCTTGATGAGGAACTGGACCGCCTGAGAAGTGAAACCAAAATGACCCGAAGAGAAATTGATAGCTGGTTTTCAGAGAGACGCAAAAAAGTGAATGCTGAGGAGACCAAGAAGGCTGAGGAGAATGCCtctcaggaggaagaggaggctgcTGAGGATGAAGGTGGAGAAGAGGATTTGGCCAGTGAGTTAAGGGTCTCTGGTGAAAATGGCTCTCTGGAAATGCCCAGCAGCCATATCTTGGTAGAGCGCAAAGTCAGCCCCATTAAAATCAACCTGAAGAACCTGCGGGTCACTGAAGCCAATGGCAGGAACGAGATTCCAGGGCTGGGTGCCTGTGACCCTGAGGACGATGGGTCAAACAAACTGGCAGAGCAGCTCCCAGGCAAAGTGAGCTGCAAAAAGACTGCCCAGCAGCGGCACTTGCTGCGGCAGCTCTTTGTCCAGACACAGTGGCCAAGCAACCAGGACTATGACTCCATCATGGCCCAGACGGGTCTGCCACGGCCAGAGGTGGTGCGCTGGTTTGGAGATAGCAGGTACGCACTGAAGAACGGCCAACTCAAATGGTACGAAGACTATAAGCGAGGCAACTTCCCACCAGGGCTACTGGTCATTGCCCCTGGCAACCGGGAGCTCCTGCAGGACTATTACATGACACACAAGATGCTGTACGAAGAGGACCTGCAGAACCTCTGTGACAAGACCCAGATGAGCTCCCAGCAGGTCAAGCAGTGGTTTGCTGAGAAAATGGGGGAGGAGACCAGAGCCGTGGCAGACACAGGCAGTGAGGACCAGGGCCCTGGTACTGGTGAGCTCACAGCAGTTCACAAAGGGATGGGTGACACCTATTCAGAGGTGTCTGAGAACAGCGAGTCGTGGGAGCCCAGTGTCCCTGAGGCCAGCTCAGAGCCCTTTGACACATCGAGTCCCCAGGCTGGACGTCAGCTCG
- the ZHX3 gene encoding zinc fingers and homeoboxes protein 3 isoform X2 — protein MASKRKSTTPCMIPVKTVVLQDASMEAQPAETLPEGPQQDLPPEASAASSEAAQNPSSTDGSALANGHRSTLDGYLYSCKYCDFRSHDMTQFVGHMNSEHTDFNKDPTFVCSGCSFLAKTPEGLSLHNATCHSGEASFVWNVAKPDNHVVVEQSIPESTSTPDLVGEPSAEGADGQAEIIITKTPIMKIMKGKAEAKKIHTLKENVPSQPVGEALPKLSTGEMEVREGDHSFINGAVPVSQASASSAKNPHAANGPLIGTVPVLPAGIAQFLSLQQQPPVHAQHHAHQPLPTAKALPKVMIPLSSIPTYNAAMDSNSFLKNSFHKFPYPTKAELCYLTVVTKYPEEQLKIWFTAQRLKQGISWSPEEIEDARKKMFNTVIQSVPQPTITVLNTPLVASAGNVQHLIQAALPGHVVGQPEGTGGGLLVTQPLMANGLQATSSSLPLTVTSVPKQPGVAPINTVCSNTTSAVKVVNAAQSLLTACPSITSQAFLDASIYKNKKSHEQLSALKGSFCRNQFPGQSEVEHLTKVTGLSTREVRKWFSDRRYHCRNLKGSRAMMPGDHSSIIIDSVPEVSFSPSSKVPEVTCIPTTATLATHPSAKRQSWHQTPDFTPTKYKERAPEQLRALESSFAQNPLPLDEELDRLRSETKMTRREIDSWFSERRKKVNAEETKKAEENASQEEEEAAEDEGGEEDLASELRVSGENGSLEMPSSHILVERKVSPIKINLKNLRVTEANGRNEIPGLGACDPEDDGSNKLAEQLPGKVSCKKTAQQRHLLRQLFVQTQWPSNQDYDSIMAQTGLPRPEVVRWFGDSRYALKNGQLKWYEDYKRGNFPPGLLVIAPGNRELLQDYYMTHKMLYEEDLQNLCDKTQMSSQQKQTEFDLINVKDWPVWETTCHTEEPNPTLCCHMPFPCPAAGHLGELPESSQTAQSLPLPLACPPPSKQQARWGSHQFFLPQCRTFPLPSNG, from the coding sequence ATGGCCAGCAAGAGGAAATCCACCACACCATGTATGATCCCAGTGAAGACGGTGGTGTTGCAAGATGCCAGCATGGAGGCCCAGCCCGCTGAGACCTTGCCTGAAGGACCCCAGCAGGATCTGCCCCCAGAAGCATCTGCTGCCAGCAGTGAGGCAGCGCAGAACCCCAGCAGTACTGATGGCTCTGCACTGGCCAATGGGCATCGGAGCACTTTAGATGGCTATTTATATTCCTGTAAATACTGCGATTTCAGATCCCATGACATGACCCAATTTGTGGGACATATGAACTCAGAGCACACAGACTTTAATAAAGACCCAACTTTTGTATGCAGTGGGTGCAGTTTTCTGGCAAAAACCCCTGAGGGGCTTTCCTTGCACAATGCCACATGTCACTCCGGGGAAGCCAGCTTTGTGTGGAACGTGGCCAAGCCAGACAATCATGTGGTTGTGGAGCAGAGCATCCCTGAGAGCACCAGCACTCCTGACCTAGTGGGTGAGCCCAGTGCTGAAGGGGCCGATGGACAGGCAGAAATCATCATTACCAAAACTCCAATCATGAAGATAATGAAAGGCAAAGCTGAAGCCAAAAAAATTCATACACTCAAGGAGAATGTCCCTAGCCAGCCTGTGGGTGAGGCCTTACCAAAGCTGTCAACCGGAGAAATGGAGGTGAGAGAGGGGGACCATTCCTTCATCAATGGGGCAGTTCCAGTCAGCCAGGCATCTGCCAGCTCTGCAAAAAACCCCCATGCTGCCAACGGACCCCTGATAGGAACAGTGCCAGTTTTGCCAGCTGGCATAGCACAGTTCCTCTCCCTCCAGCAGCAGCCGCCAGTGCATGCCCAACACCATGCCCACCAGCCACTGCCCACGGCCAAGGCCCTTCCCAAAGTGATGATCCCCCTGAGCAGCATTCCAACGTACAATGCAGCCATGGACTCTAACAGCTTCCTGAAGAACTCCTTCCACAAGTTCCCCTACCCCACCAAAGCTGAGCTCTGCTATTTGACTGTGGTGACCAAGTATCCAGAAGAACAGCTCAAGATCTGGTTCACAGCCcaaaggctgaagcaggggatCAGCTGGTCCCCTGAGGAGATTGAGGATGCCCGGAAAAAGATGTTCAATACAGTCATCCAGTCTGTGCCTCAGCCCACAATTACGGTTCTAAATACCCCACTTGTCGCCAGTGCTGGCAATGTCCAGCATCTCATCCAGGCCGCTCTCCCAGGTCACGTTGTGGGGCAGCCAGAGGGTACAGGAGGGGGACTTCTGGTCACTCAGCCATTGATGGCCAATGGGTTGCAAGCAACAAGTTCCTCTCTCCCCCTCACGGTCACATCTGTCCCCAAGCAGCCAGGTGTGGCACCCATTAACACTGTGTGTTCAAATACAACGTCAGCTGTGAAGGTGGTCAATGCGGCCCAGTCGCTCCTCACGGCCTGCCCCAGCATAACCTCCCAAGCCTTCCTTGATGCTAGCatctacaaaaataagaaatctcATGAACAGCTGTCAGCTCTGAAAGGGAGCTTCTGTCGGAACCAGTTCCCAGGGCAGAGCGAAGTTGAACATCTCACCAAAGTGACCGGCCTCAGTACCAGAGAGGTGCGGAAATGGTTCAGTGATCGTAGATACCACTGCCGGAACTTGAAGGGCTCCAGAGCGATGATGCCTGGAGATCACAGCTCCATCATCATTGACTCAGTGCCAGAGGTGTCCTTCTCCCCATCGTCCAAGGTCCCTGAGGTAACCTGCATCCCGACAACAGCCACACTAGCAACCCACCCTTCTGCCAAACGACAATCTTGGCACCAGACTCCTGACTTCACACCAACCAAATACAAGGAGAGAGCCCCTGAGCAGCTCAGAGCCCTGGAGAGCAGTTTTGCACAAAACCCTCTTCCTCTTGATGAGGAACTGGACCGCCTGAGAAGTGAAACCAAAATGACCCGAAGAGAAATTGATAGCTGGTTTTCAGAGAGACGCAAAAAAGTGAATGCTGAGGAGACCAAGAAGGCTGAGGAGAATGCCtctcaggaggaagaggaggctgcTGAGGATGAAGGTGGAGAAGAGGATTTGGCCAGTGAGTTAAGGGTCTCTGGTGAAAATGGCTCTCTGGAAATGCCCAGCAGCCATATCTTGGTAGAGCGCAAAGTCAGCCCCATTAAAATCAACCTGAAGAACCTGCGGGTCACTGAAGCCAATGGCAGGAACGAGATTCCAGGGCTGGGTGCCTGTGACCCTGAGGACGATGGGTCAAACAAACTGGCAGAGCAGCTCCCAGGCAAAGTGAGCTGCAAAAAGACTGCCCAGCAGCGGCACTTGCTGCGGCAGCTCTTTGTCCAGACACAGTGGCCAAGCAACCAGGACTATGACTCCATCATGGCCCAGACGGGTCTGCCACGGCCAGAGGTGGTGCGCTGGTTTGGAGATAGCAGGTACGCACTGAAGAACGGCCAACTCAAATGGTACGAAGACTATAAGCGAGGCAACTTCCCACCAGGGCTACTGGTCATTGCCCCTGGCAACCGGGAGCTCCTGCAGGACTATTACATGACACACAAGATGCTGTACGAAGAGGACCTGCAGAACCTCTGTGACAAGACCCAGATGAGCTCCCAGCAG